One uncultured Gellertiella sp. genomic window carries:
- a CDS encoding metallopeptidase family protein has product MARIDQTEDWRERHAPTISTFESLAIEAYGQLPEELRALTGNLTIEIADFPTDDVFEDMALETPFDLLGLFEGRGITERFSMETGEMPNRILLYRRPILDYWAENDETLGDIITHVLIHEIGHHFGLSDEHIEAIEASV; this is encoded by the coding sequence ATGGCCCGGATTGACCAGACCGAAGATTGGCGCGAACGCCATGCCCCGACGATCAGCACCTTCGAATCGCTGGCCATCGAAGCCTATGGGCAGCTGCCGGAAGAATTGCGCGCGCTCACCGGCAACCTCACCATCGAGATTGCCGATTTCCCGACCGACGACGTGTTCGAGGACATGGCGCTCGAGACCCCTTTCGATCTTCTGGGGCTTTTCGAAGGGCGGGGAATTACCGAGCGGTTTTCCATGGAGACCGGCGAAATGCCGAATCGCATCCTGCTCTATCGCCGGCCGATCCTCGACTACTGGGCGGAAAATGACGAAACGCTGGGTGATATCATCACCCATGTGCTGATCCACGAGATCGGCCATCACTTCGGCCTCAGCGACGAGCATATCGAGGCCATCGAGGCGAGCGTCTGA
- a CDS encoding DNA polymerase Y family protein, with product MLSLVFPRLATDRIARRRWGPSWRSAAPPDRPPLVAAARLRNAMRLTALDERAAETGLKPGQGLAEARAMCPGLDVIPADAAADRQFLNALADWCSRYTPLVARDGTDGLFLDISGCAHLFGGEQSLLADLLSRLAQMGLQVAGAIAATPGLSWALARFSRPAGEGGLLVAPGEGEALLAALPVQALRLADDVLAALIKAGLRDIGDLMATPRAPLARRFGPTVLLRLDQALGREDEPISPRLPVAGLSLERRLAEPVAREEDLLFLAGELSRALVPMLEARGLGGRLFELSLFRVDGAVFHVHAGSSLPLRDPRRMEALFEGRLAALQDEIDAGYGFETVRLSVSHAEPLAPRQMDMGQGPEASETLADFIDRATARFGADCLLVPVTRESHLPERASILMPAQEALAETRDGAPRTTPFRPARPIRLFRYPERVEAVAEVPEGPPVQFRWRRTVHRVVRAEGPERLSGEWWLDGEEAPTRDYFRIEDEAGRRYWLYREGLYDREPGPPRWFMHGLFA from the coding sequence ATCCTGTCGCTGGTCTTTCCCCGCCTTGCGACGGACCGGATCGCGCGCCGGCGCTGGGGGCCGTCGTGGCGTTCAGCCGCGCCTCCTGACCGCCCGCCGCTCGTGGCCGCGGCGCGTCTCCGCAATGCCATGCGGCTGACGGCGCTGGACGAGCGGGCGGCAGAGACGGGGCTGAAGCCGGGACAGGGACTGGCGGAGGCCCGCGCCATGTGCCCCGGTCTCGATGTCATCCCCGCCGATGCGGCGGCAGACCGGCAGTTCCTGAATGCGCTCGCCGACTGGTGCAGCCGTTACACGCCGCTGGTGGCCCGCGACGGCACGGATGGCCTGTTTCTCGACATAAGTGGCTGCGCCCATCTGTTTGGCGGCGAACAGAGCCTGCTTGCCGATCTCCTGTCCCGCCTTGCGCAGATGGGGCTTCAGGTTGCGGGCGCGATTGCCGCGACGCCCGGCCTCTCCTGGGCGCTGGCGCGCTTTTCGCGGCCCGCCGGTGAGGGCGGCCTTCTGGTGGCACCGGGGGAAGGGGAAGCACTGCTCGCCGCCCTCCCCGTCCAGGCGCTCCGGCTTGCCGATGATGTGCTGGCGGCGCTGATCAAGGCGGGCCTGCGCGATATCGGCGACCTGATGGCAACCCCGCGCGCGCCGCTTGCCCGCCGCTTCGGCCCGACCGTGCTCTTGCGGCTCGATCAGGCGCTTGGCCGCGAGGACGAGCCGATTTCCCCACGCCTGCCGGTTGCAGGCCTGTCGCTCGAACGGCGGCTTGCCGAACCCGTGGCGCGCGAGGAGGATCTGCTGTTTCTCGCGGGGGAACTGTCGCGGGCGCTGGTGCCGATGCTGGAGGCACGGGGCCTCGGCGGGCGGCTGTTCGAACTGTCGCTGTTCCGGGTGGATGGGGCGGTCTTTCATGTGCATGCGGGGTCATCCCTGCCCTTGCGCGATCCGCGCCGGATGGAGGCGCTGTTTGAAGGCCGCCTTGCCGCCCTGCAGGACGAGATCGATGCCGGCTATGGATTTGAGACGGTACGCCTTTCCGTCTCCCATGCCGAGCCGCTCGCCCCCCGGCAGATGGACATGGGTCAGGGACCGGAGGCCAGCGAGACGCTTGCCGATTTCATCGACCGGGCCACGGCCCGTTTCGGCGCGGATTGCCTGCTGGTCCCCGTCACACGGGAAAGCCACCTGCCCGAGCGGGCCTCGATCCTGATGCCCGCGCAGGAGGCTCTGGCCGAGACCAGGGACGGCGCGCCGCGCACGACCCCTTTCCGCCCGGCGCGTCCGATCCGTCTGTTTCGCTATCCGGAGCGGGTGGAGGCGGTGGCCGAAGTGCCGGAAGGTCCGCCGGTGCAGTTCCGCTGGCGGCGCACCGTCCACCGCGTGGTGCGGGCGGAAGGGCCGGAACGGCTTTCCGGCGAATGGTGGCTGGATGGCGAGGAAGCGCCGACCCGCGACTATTTCCGCATCGAGGACGAGGCGGGACGCCGCTACTGGCTCTATCGCGAAGGTCTTTATGACCGCGAGCCCGGCCCGCCGCGCTGGTTCATGCATGGTCTGTTTGCCTGA
- a CDS encoding calcium-binding protein has protein sequence MNNILGTLSDDTLQGTAGDDFLSGLAGNDRLIGGDGKDILDGGIGADTMAGGLGNDIYYVDALSDEVTEAAGEGIDTVRLQLAGGGLEFLYKLSANVENLEMLGTADLYAWGNELDNVMTGNSGDNLLSGLGGNDTLNGGAGNDKLFGGDGNDILDGGTGDDTMDGGAGNDIYYVDSLGDVVTEAADGGIDTIRLQLPTEGFYNTYKLPTNVENLELLGTIIRCADGNELDNVITGNSTDNHINGLAGNDTLYGGAGHDDLLGGDGNDTIYGGAGNDYSLEGGNGDDTLYGDAGDDYSLEGGEGNDTLYGGAGDDYSLEGGEGNDTLYGGAGDDYSLEGGNGDDTIYGGAGDDFSLEGGEGNDTIYGDAGDDYLQGGDGNDALNGGKGNDYLEGGDGNDILTGGTGRDIFCFEQLVGVDHITDFKHGADLLLLDSFVFKKVGSDGTIFSPTNQFGKIMLDNHLLNIKANNFSVHAGGHATRASDRIIYDEHTGKLYYDDDGTGKHAAVLIAVMDNHVHLTASDFALL, from the coding sequence ATGAACAATATCCTCGGCACACTTTCCGACGACACCCTGCAGGGCACGGCGGGTGATGATTTTCTGAGCGGACTTGCGGGCAATGACAGGCTGATTGGCGGGGATGGCAAGGATATCCTCGACGGAGGCATAGGCGCCGATACCATGGCCGGCGGCTTGGGCAATGACATCTATTATGTCGACGCCTTGAGCGATGAGGTCACCGAGGCCGCAGGCGAAGGCATCGATACGGTGCGTCTGCAACTGGCCGGAGGCGGCCTGGAGTTCCTCTACAAGCTGTCGGCAAATGTCGAAAATCTGGAAATGCTGGGCACTGCCGATTTGTATGCCTGGGGCAATGAGCTTGACAATGTCATGACCGGCAATTCCGGCGACAATCTTCTCTCGGGCCTGGGTGGCAACGACACACTCAATGGCGGCGCAGGCAATGACAAGCTCTTCGGCGGCGATGGCAATGACATCCTCGACGGCGGCACCGGGGACGATACCATGGACGGGGGGGCTGGCAATGACATCTATTATGTCGACAGCCTTGGCGATGTGGTCACCGAGGCCGCAGATGGCGGCATCGACACGATACGCCTGCAGTTACCGACCGAAGGCTTTTACAACACCTACAAATTGCCCACAAACGTGGAAAATCTGGAATTGCTGGGCACCATAATTAGATGTGCGGACGGCAATGAACTCGACAATGTTATCACCGGAAATTCCACCGACAACCATATAAATGGTTTGGCTGGCAATGACACGCTCTATGGCGGTGCAGGTCATGACGATTTGCTCGGCGGGGACGGCAACGACACGATCTATGGCGGCGCGGGGAATGATTATAGTCTGGAAGGCGGCAACGGCGATGACACGCTCTATGGCGACGCGGGAGATGATTATAGTCTGGAAGGCGGCGAAGGCAATGACACGCTCTATGGCGGCGCGGGAGATGATTATAGTCTGGAAGGCGGCGAAGGCAATGACACGCTCTATGGCGGCGCGGGCGATGATTATAGTCTGGAAGGCGGCAACGGCGATGACACGATCTATGGCGGCGCGGGAGATGATTTTAGTCTCGAAGGCGGCGAAGGCAATGACACGATCTATGGCGACGCGGGCGATGACTACTTGCAAGGCGGGGACGGCAATGACGCGCTCAATGGCGGCAAGGGCAATGATTATCTGGAGGGTGGCGACGGCAATGACATTCTGACGGGCGGCACCGGTCGTGATATTTTTTGCTTCGAACAACTGGTCGGTGTTGACCATATCACCGATTTCAAGCACGGGGCAGACCTGTTATTGCTTGACAGCTTTGTCTTTAAGAAGGTTGGAAGCGATGGAACCATCTTTTCGCCGACAAATCAGTTCGGCAAGATAATGCTGGATAATCATCTCCTCAATATAAAGGCGAATAATTTCAGCGTCCATGCCGGTGGCCATGCGACCCGTGCGTCAGACCGGATCATCTATGACGAACATACCGGCAAGCTTTATTATGACGATGATGGTACCGGCAAGCACGCCGCTGTGCTGATTGCCGTGATGGACAATCACGTCCATCTGACGGCCTCGGATTTTGCATTGCTTTGA
- the leuD gene encoding 3-isopropylmalate dehydratase small subunit: MDKFVKLTGVAAPLPVVNIDTDMIIPKDYLKTIKRTGLGTGLFAEARYRDDGSENPDFVLNKPAWRNAQILVAGDNFGCGSSREHAPWALLDFGIRCVISTSFADIFYNNCFKNGILPIVVSPEDLEKLMDDAGRGSNAVVTVDLETQEIAGPDGGRISFEIDAFKRHCLLNGLDDIGLTLEKGAAIDRFEKANATSRPWA; encoded by the coding sequence ATGGACAAGTTTGTCAAGCTCACCGGCGTTGCGGCGCCTCTTCCGGTTGTCAATATCGACACCGACATGATCATTCCCAAGGACTACCTGAAGACGATCAAGCGCACCGGTCTGGGCACCGGCCTGTTCGCCGAAGCCCGCTACAGGGATGACGGTTCGGAAAACCCGGATTTCGTGCTCAACAAGCCCGCCTGGCGCAATGCCCAGATCCTGGTTGCCGGTGACAATTTCGGCTGCGGCTCCTCGCGCGAACATGCCCCCTGGGCGCTGCTCGATTTCGGCATCCGCTGCGTGATCTCCACCAGCTTTGCCGACATTTTCTACAACAACTGCTTCAAGAACGGCATCCTGCCGATCGTTGTCAGCCCGGAAGACCTGGAAAAGCTGATGGATGATGCCGGGCGCGGCTCGAATGCGGTCGTTACCGTCGACCTCGAAACGCAGGAAATTGCCGGCCCGGATGGCGGGCGGATTTCCTTCGAGATTGACGCCTTCAAGCGCCATTGCCTGCTGAACGGTCTCGACGATATCGGCCTGACGCTGGAAAAGGGCGCGGCCATCGACCGCTTCGAAAAGGCCAATGCCACCTCCCGCCCCTGGGCCTGA
- a CDS encoding DUF1737 domain-containing protein, producing MKLYRFITGPDDSAMCHRVTAALNAGWDLHGSPSLTFNQATGQTYAGQAVVKEVPGHDYHPDIKLSDY from the coding sequence ATGAAGCTCTACCGATTCATCACCGGCCCCGATGATTCCGCCATGTGCCACCGGGTGACGGCGGCACTGAATGCCGGCTGGGACCTGCACGGCTCGCCAAGCCTCACCTTCAACCAGGCGACCGGCCAGACCTATGCGGGCCAGGCGGTGGTGAAGGAGGTTCCGGGCCACGACTATCATCCCGATATCAAGCTGTCGGATTACTGA
- a CDS encoding error-prone DNA polymerase has product MGTPDFVEFGTMSNFSFLEGASHPEELVRQAGMLGLAGIGLADRNTVAGVVRAHQMAKEAGLRYHPGARLVFADDTPDILAYPCTRAGWGHLCRLLSLGNLRSEKGRCTLFEEDLQVHGADLALILLPEPHQLQADGFAALLHRFRARHGALFHLGLAPRYDGCDRRTFRLTETLARAARVPLLATNNPLCHLAERRPLGDVLASIRHHVPIPEAGFLLARNAERHLKDGREISRLFRSCPGAVANAALLSVELRFSLDELKYEYPDESVAGETVEETLRRLTFEGAGKRYPQGVPERVRGQIAHELAMIRSLDYEPYFLTVHDIVRHARSQHILCQGRGSAANSTVCFCLGITEVDPLLTDLLFERFISPERREPPDIDVDFEHERREEVIQYIYRKYGRDRAGLAASVTTYRARMAGREVAKAFGLSEDVQSALSGAVWGWSNADLSDREAKAAGLDVSDPLTQRVLSYASTLMGFPRHLGQHVGGFVITRSRLDEVVPIMNTAMEGRTMVEWDKDDLDSLRILKIDILALGMLSCLRRGFDLLALHYGERHSLASLPKEQENVYDMIVRADTIGVFQIESRAQMSMLPRLQPRKFYDLVIEVAIVRPGPIQGDMVHPYLRRRQNREAVVYPKEELKQVLDRTLGVPLFQEQAMKIAIVAAGFTAVEADQLRRAMATFRRVGTIHSFRVKMIDGMVARGYEADFAERCFRQIEGFGEYGFPESHAASFALLVYASCWMKAWYPDVFCAAILNSQPMGFYAPAQLVRDARDHGVEVLPVDVNASFWDSTLEDTDFDPRRIAPRHREMAGVIRTSKAVRLGFRQIKGLKEADMAQLVAAREAGYTSVRDLWLRSGLSRAVIERLADADAFSALRITRREALWAVRALDERGAAESLPLFAFCDTADLQQEPAFSPPPMSAGEAVVQDYRSLSLSLNAHPVQFLREELTAAKVLPASALATLPSGRMVQVAGLVLVRQRPGSAKGVIFMTLEDETGVANIIVWPKVFAVYRPVVLGARLVEVRGRLQKADGVIHVIAAEVIDRTPWLMTLSRASGLAGASSQVWDNTLSRADEVKRPVEESRVKKARTSDAQALFRELPELVADIRQVMPKGRNFH; this is encoded by the coding sequence ATGGGCACGCCTGATTTCGTCGAATTCGGCACAATGAGCAATTTCTCCTTTCTGGAGGGGGCATCCCATCCGGAAGAGCTTGTCCGTCAGGCGGGCATGCTCGGGCTTGCAGGCATCGGGCTTGCCGACCGCAACACGGTGGCGGGTGTGGTGCGCGCCCACCAGATGGCGAAGGAGGCGGGCTTGCGCTATCATCCCGGTGCCCGGCTGGTCTTTGCCGATGACACGCCCGACATTCTTGCCTATCCCTGCACCCGCGCGGGCTGGGGCCATCTCTGCCGCTTGCTCAGCCTCGGCAACCTGCGCTCGGAGAAAGGCAGATGCACCCTGTTCGAGGAGGATCTGCAGGTTCATGGCGCGGATCTGGCGCTGATCCTGCTGCCGGAGCCCCATCAGCTTCAGGCTGACGGATTTGCTGCCCTGCTGCATCGTTTTCGCGCCCGCCATGGCGCTCTTTTCCATCTCGGGCTTGCCCCCCGCTACGATGGCTGCGACCGCCGGACCTTCCGGCTGACGGAAACGCTCGCCCGCGCGGCGCGGGTGCCGCTGCTGGCCACCAACAATCCGCTATGCCATCTGGCAGAACGCCGTCCGCTCGGCGATGTCCTCGCCTCCATCCGCCATCACGTGCCGATCCCGGAAGCCGGATTCCTTCTGGCCCGCAATGCCGAGCGGCATCTCAAGGACGGCAGAGAAATCAGCCGCCTGTTTCGCAGCTGCCCCGGGGCCGTCGCCAATGCCGCCCTTCTGTCTGTCGAACTCCGCTTCTCGCTGGACGAACTCAAATACGAATATCCCGATGAAAGCGTTGCCGGCGAAACGGTCGAGGAAACCCTTCGCCGCCTGACCTTCGAGGGTGCCGGAAAGCGCTATCCGCAAGGGGTGCCTGAACGGGTGCGCGGCCAGATCGCCCATGAGCTGGCAATGATCCGAAGCCTCGACTACGAGCCCTATTTCCTCACCGTCCACGATATCGTCCGCCATGCCCGCTCGCAGCACATTCTCTGCCAGGGACGGGGATCGGCGGCCAATTCCACCGTCTGCTTCTGTCTCGGGATCACCGAGGTTGATCCCCTCCTCACCGATCTCCTGTTCGAGCGCTTCATCTCGCCCGAGCGGCGCGAACCGCCCGATATCGACGTGGATTTCGAGCATGAGCGGCGCGAGGAGGTAATCCAGTATATCTATCGCAAATATGGCCGCGACCGGGCCGGTCTTGCCGCCTCCGTCACCACCTATCGCGCCCGGATGGCCGGGCGGGAGGTGGCGAAAGCCTTCGGCCTGTCGGAAGATGTGCAATCGGCTTTGTCGGGGGCGGTCTGGGGCTGGTCGAATGCGGATCTTTCCGACCGGGAGGCAAAGGCTGCGGGGCTTGATGTCAGCGATCCCCTCACCCAGCGGGTGCTCTCCTATGCCTCGACGCTGATGGGATTTCCCCGCCATCTCGGCCAGCATGTCGGCGGCTTCGTCATCACCCGCTCGCGGCTTGACGAGGTGGTGCCGATCATGAACACCGCCATGGAGGGGCGCACCATGGTCGAGTGGGACAAGGACGATCTCGACAGTCTCCGGATCCTCAAGATCGACATTCTGGCGCTCGGCATGCTCTCCTGCCTCCGGCGCGGCTTCGACCTGCTGGCGCTGCATTATGGCGAGCGCCACTCGCTGGCCTCGCTGCCGAAGGAGCAGGAAAATGTCTATGACATGATCGTGCGGGCCGACACGATTGGCGTGTTCCAGATCGAAAGCCGGGCGCAGATGAGCATGCTGCCCCGGCTTCAGCCACGCAAGTTCTACGATCTCGTCATCGAGGTGGCGATCGTCCGCCCCGGCCCGATCCAGGGCGACATGGTCCATCCCTACCTGCGCCGCCGCCAGAACCGGGAAGCGGTGGTCTATCCCAAGGAGGAGCTGAAGCAGGTGCTGGACCGCACGCTGGGTGTGCCGCTGTTTCAGGAACAGGCGATGAAGATCGCCATCGTCGCGGCGGGGTTCACCGCGGTCGAGGCCGATCAGCTGCGCCGGGCCATGGCCACCTTCCGCCGCGTCGGCACCATCCATTCCTTCCGGGTGAAGATGATCGACGGCATGGTGGCGCGGGGTTACGAGGCGGATTTTGCCGAGCGCTGCTTCCGCCAGATCGAGGGTTTTGGCGAATACGGCTTTCCCGAAAGCCATGCCGCCTCCTTCGCGCTGCTGGTCTATGCCTCCTGCTGGATGAAGGCCTGGTATCCCGACGTGTTTTGCGCGGCGATCCTGAATTCGCAGCCGATGGGCTTTTATGCCCCGGCGCAGCTGGTGCGCGATGCCAGGGATCACGGCGTCGAGGTGCTGCCCGTCGATGTCAACGCCTCCTTCTGGGATTCGACGCTGGAGGACACGGACTTCGATCCGCGCCGGATCGCCCCCCGTCACCGGGAGATGGCGGGCGTCATTCGCACCAGTAAGGCCGTTCGCCTCGGCTTCCGGCAGATCAAGGGCCTGAAGGAAGCGGATATGGCACAGCTGGTTGCCGCCCGCGAGGCGGGCTACACGTCGGTGCGTGATCTCTGGCTGCGCTCCGGCCTCAGCCGGGCGGTGATCGAGCGGCTGGCGGATGCGGATGCCTTCTCGGCGCTCCGCATCACCAGACGGGAGGCGCTCTGGGCGGTGCGGGCGCTGGATGAAAGGGGGGCAGCGGAAAGTCTGCCGCTGTTTGCCTTTTGCGATACCGCCGACCTGCAGCAGGAGCCCGCCTTCTCGCCGCCGCCGATGTCGGCAGGCGAAGCGGTGGTGCAGGACTATCGCAGCCTGTCCCTGTCGCTCAATGCCCATCCCGTGCAGTTTTTGCGCGAGGAGCTGACGGCGGCAAAGGTCCTGCCTGCCTCGGCCCTTGCCACTCTGCCCTCCGGCCGCATGGTCCAGGTGGCGGGTCTGGTGCTGGTGCGCCAGCGACCGGGTTCGGCCAAGGGGGTGATCTTCATGACGCTCGAGGACGAGACGGGGGTTGCCAATATCATTGTCTGGCCGAAGGTCTTTGCGGTCTACCGGCCGGTTGTGCTGGGGGCGCGGCTGGTGGAGGTGCGCGGACGGCTGCAAAAGGCCGACGGCGTCATCCATGTCATTGCCGCAGAGGTCATCGACCGCACGCCCTGGCTGATGACCCTTTCCCGGGCAAGCGGGCTTGCCGGGGCAAGTTCGCAGGTGTGGGACAACACGCTTTCGCGGGCCGACGAGGTGAAGCGGCCGGTGGAAGAGAGCCGGGTGAAAAAGGCAAGAACCAGCGATGCGCAGGCGCTGTTTCGCGAACTGCCGGAACTGGTCGCCGACATCAGGCAGGTCATGCCCAAGGGGCGGAAT
- a CDS encoding CoA ester lyase, which yields MRFNPAPEPLRLRRSALSIPAINPRALEKSASLDADVLIFDLEDSVTEDRKSEARDNLKRHFGQATPSHHERLIRINAVETPHLDADLETVLACRPDGVLLPKVEGPRAIFDVADRLAERDAPTGLKIWAMIETPKAVLNAALIAEAAHTPGARLAAFVIGLNDLRKQTGVPDEPGRTCLLPWMMQILLAARAYGLDILDSVSNQFRDLALFEAECRAGRGMGFDGKMLIHPAQVEPANRHFGPAPEALDRARRIIAAFDDPATEGVGVVDLDGQMVERLHLDEARRLMDLADTINARKVAP from the coding sequence ATGCGCTTCAATCCCGCCCCAGAGCCCCTCCGCCTTCGCCGTTCGGCGCTCAGCATTCCCGCCATCAATCCGCGGGCGCTGGAAAAATCCGCCAGCCTCGATGCGGATGTGCTGATCTTTGATCTGGAGGATTCCGTCACCGAGGATCGCAAATCCGAGGCCCGTGACAATCTCAAGCGGCATTTCGGTCAGGCGACCCCCTCGCATCACGAGCGGCTGATCCGGATCAATGCGGTGGAAACGCCGCATCTCGATGCCGATCTGGAGACGGTGCTGGCCTGCCGCCCGGATGGGGTGCTGTTGCCGAAGGTGGAGGGACCGCGCGCCATTTTCGACGTGGCCGACCGGCTGGCCGAGCGCGATGCGCCGACCGGTCTCAAGATCTGGGCGATGATCGAAACGCCGAAAGCGGTGCTGAATGCCGCGCTGATTGCCGAGGCCGCCCATACGCCCGGTGCCCGGCTTGCCGCCTTCGTCATCGGGCTCAATGACCTGCGCAAGCAGACCGGCGTGCCGGACGAGCCGGGCCGGACCTGTCTGCTGCCGTGGATGATGCAGATCCTGCTGGCGGCGCGCGCCTATGGGCTCGATATTCTCGACAGCGTGTCCAACCAGTTCCGCGATCTCGCGCTTTTCGAGGCGGAATGCCGCGCCGGGCGCGGCATGGGATTTGATGGCAAGATGCTGATTCATCCCGCCCAGGTGGAGCCCGCCAACCGGCATTTCGGCCCTGCGCCCGAAGCGCTCGACAGGGCGCGCCGGATCATTGCCGCCTTTGACGATCCGGCAACGGAAGGGGTGGGTGTGGTGGATCTCGATGGCCAGATGGTCGAGCGGCTGCATCTCGATGAAGCGCGCCGCCTGATGGACCTTGCCGACACAATCAATGCACGAAAGGTTGCCCCATGA
- a CDS encoding calcium-binding protein yields MATYTGTSRGETINGSSSSDTINGNGGNDTLNGYGGNDTIKGGTGNDKIYGGTGNDSLYGGGGNDTLHGDAGDDSINGGTGSDTLYGDDGNDYLYGGGGNDKLYGGIGNDHIYGSTGIDLLEGGDGNDTLDGGASGDTMKGGLGDDTYYVDDGNDVVAEDANAGLDTVYSTIDYKLTDNVENLHLQNASDLSGEGNGIANEIWGNDGMNTLKGDGGNDTLHGGGGKDTLYGGDGIDSLYGDLGDDTLYGDAGNDTLDGGEGNDTLYGGDGGDSIQGNIGNDTLYGDAGDDTLDGGAGNDTLYGGDGDDTIAGNIGDDTLYGGTGHNTLVGGVGDDTYYVDSSSDLIVEQVNGGVDTVVSSVNFTLADNVENLVLQLGAGDISGTGNGDANIITGNEGNNFLYGGGGDDTLDGGAGTDYMAGGTDNDKYYVDDIHDIVDESDGTGHDAGGTDTVYASVTFTLSDFVENLVLTGSNAIDGTGNADNNNLTGNGAANNLSGGNGRDFLDGKLGNDNLSGGAGPDTFIFSTKLDATANVDHIIDFSHQQQDVIRLGASIFSMLPTGALSSSAFVSNTTGVATHTGERIIYDSSTGKLYYDADGSAGAYSAVLFAVLDNHAALSASDFAVI; encoded by the coding sequence ATGGCAACATATACTGGCACCAGCCGCGGTGAAACAATCAATGGTAGCTCAAGCAGTGATACGATCAACGGTAACGGCGGCAATGACACGCTTAATGGTTATGGCGGCAATGACACCATCAAGGGCGGCACCGGTAATGACAAGATTTATGGTGGCACCGGGAATGATTCCCTCTATGGCGGCGGCGGCAACGACACGCTCCATGGCGACGCCGGGGATGATTCTATTAATGGCGGCACCGGCAGTGATACACTTTATGGTGACGATGGGAATGATTATCTCTACGGCGGCGGTGGCAACGACAAGCTTTATGGCGGCATTGGAAATGACCACATCTATGGCAGTACAGGCATTGATCTGCTCGAAGGTGGCGACGGGAATGATACGCTCGATGGCGGTGCGAGTGGCGATACTATGAAGGGTGGTTTAGGCGACGACACCTATTATGTCGACGATGGCAATGATGTGGTAGCGGAAGATGCAAACGCTGGCCTCGACACGGTTTACAGCACCATCGACTATAAACTGACGGACAATGTCGAAAACCTTCATCTCCAGAACGCCTCCGATCTTTCCGGCGAGGGCAATGGTATCGCAAATGAAATCTGGGGCAATGACGGCATGAACACGCTCAAAGGCGATGGTGGCAATGACACGCTGCATGGCGGAGGCGGCAAAGACACGCTGTATGGCGGCGACGGCATTGACTCGCTCTATGGTGACCTGGGCGATGACACCCTTTACGGTGACGCGGGCAACGACACGCTGGATGGTGGCGAGGGAAATGACACACTGTATGGCGGCGACGGCGGCGACTCAATTCAGGGCAACATCGGCAACGACACACTCTACGGCGACGCGGGCGACGACACGCTGGACGGTGGCGCGGGCAATGACACACTGTATGGCGGCGACGGCGATGACACGATTGCAGGCAACATCGGCGATGACACACTCTACGGCGGCACGGGTCACAATACCCTGGTGGGCGGCGTTGGCGATGACACCTATTACGTCGATAGTTCGAGTGACCTGATTGTTGAGCAAGTCAATGGGGGCGTGGATACGGTCGTCAGCTCCGTCAATTTCACGCTGGCCGACAATGTCGAAAATCTGGTTTTGCAATTGGGAGCCGGTGACATCAGCGGCACTGGCAACGGTGACGCGAACATAATTACCGGCAATGAGGGAAACAACTTTCTCTATGGTGGCGGAGGCGATGACACGCTGGATGGTGGTGCAGGGACTGACTATATGGCGGGAGGGACCGACAACGATAAATATTATGTCGATGATATCCACGACATTGTCGATGAATCGGACGGCACTGGCCATGATGCGGGCGGCACCGACACCGTTTATGCTTCGGTAACCTTCACGCTAAGTGACTTTGTTGAAAATCTCGTTCTTACCGGCAGCAATGCCATCGACGGAACCGGCAATGCAGACAACAACAATCTGACAGGCAATGGGGCTGCCAACAACCTGTCCGGCGGCAATGGGCGCGATTTTCTCGATGGCAAGCTGGGCAACGACAATCTTTCTGGCGGTGCCGGCCCGGATACATTTATCTTTTCCACCAAGCTCGATGCGACCGCCAATGTCGACCACATCATCGATTTTTCCCACCAACAACAGGATGTCATCCGATTGGGCGCGTCGATATTCTCCATGCTTCCAACTGGTGCGCTGTCGTCGTCGGCCTTCGTTTCCAATACGACAGGCGTCGCCACCCATACGGGTGAACGGATCATCTATGACAGCAGCACCGGCAAGCTCTATTATGACGCAGATGGCTCGGCTGGTGCCTATTCTGCGGTGCTGTTTGCCGTTCTCGACAACCACGCGGCCTTGTCCGCGAGTGATTTTGCGGTGATTTGA